One window from the genome of Vibrio vulnificus NBRC 15645 = ATCC 27562 encodes:
- the ansA gene encoding asparaginase, whose product MTRKHIYIAYTGGTIGMKKSDHGYIPVAGFMEKQLANMPEFHRPEMPQYTIHEYEPLMDSSDMTPEDWQHIANDIRDNYDKYDGFVILHGTDTMAYTASALSFMLENLGKPVIVTGSQIPLAELRSDGQANLLNALHIAANYPVNEVTLFFNNQLMRGNRSVKSHADGFNAFTSPNLPPLLEAGINIQISNSIKVGAQPEGEFKVHNITPQPIGVITMYPGISHEVIRNTLLQPVNAMILLTFGVGNAPQNPELLAHLKEASERGVIVVNLTQCLAGKVNMGGYATGCALAEAGVISGYDMTPEAALAKLHYLLSQNLSYEEVKAQMQQVLRGEMSL is encoded by the coding sequence ATGACAAGAAAACACATCTATATTGCCTACACTGGCGGTACTATCGGCATGAAGAAGTCTGATCATGGCTACATTCCTGTCGCTGGTTTCATGGAAAAGCAGTTAGCAAACATGCCGGAATTCCATCGCCCAGAAATGCCGCAATACACCATTCACGAATACGAACCATTGATGGACTCTTCAGATATGACCCCTGAAGATTGGCAACACATTGCCAACGACATTCGTGACAACTATGACAAATACGATGGTTTCGTGATCCTACACGGCACCGATACCATGGCGTATACCGCATCTGCGCTCTCCTTCATGCTGGAAAACCTTGGTAAGCCAGTCATTGTCACAGGCTCTCAAATTCCCTTGGCGGAACTGCGCTCTGACGGCCAAGCAAATCTGCTTAACGCGCTGCATATTGCGGCCAATTACCCGGTTAACGAAGTCACTTTGTTCTTCAACAATCAGTTAATGCGTGGCAACCGCAGTGTGAAATCGCATGCGGATGGCTTTAATGCGTTTACATCGCCAAACTTACCGCCTCTGCTTGAAGCAGGGATCAACATCCAGATCAGCAACAGCATCAAAGTGGGCGCGCAACCAGAAGGCGAATTCAAAGTTCATAACATCACGCCACAACCTATCGGTGTGATCACCATGTACCCAGGCATCTCACACGAAGTGATTCGCAACACTTTACTTCAGCCGGTGAATGCGATGATTCTGTTGACCTTTGGTGTGGGTAACGCGCCACAAAACCCTGAGCTATTGGCCCATCTCAAAGAAGCGTCTGAGCGCGGAGTGATTGTTGTTAACTTAACTCAATGTTTAGCAGGCAAAGTGAATATGGGTGGCTATGCAACTGGCTGCGCCCTCGCAGAAGCAGGCGTGATCAGTGGTTACGATATGACCCCTGAAGCAGCCTTAGCAAAACTTCACTACCTATTGAGTCAGAATCTGTCTTATGAAGAAGTGAAAGCACAAATGCAGCAAGTGCTGCGTGGTGAAATGAGCTTATAA
- the msrB gene encoding peptide-methionine (R)-S-oxide reductase MsrB → MTKESKVVLKSDQQWREQLSEQEYHVCREQGTEPPFSGKLLHNKDSGEYACTCCNAPLFSSVNKYDSGCGWPSFDAPINEMAVLYLDDFSHGMKRVEIRCARCDSHLGHVFPDGPKTTGERFCVNSVSLIFNKIETNE, encoded by the coding sequence GTGACAAAAGAAAGTAAAGTTGTGCTCAAGTCAGACCAGCAATGGCGTGAGCAATTGTCTGAACAGGAATACCATGTGTGTCGTGAGCAAGGAACCGAACCTCCTTTTAGTGGCAAACTACTGCACAATAAAGACAGCGGAGAATATGCATGCACTTGCTGTAATGCGCCGCTGTTTTCTTCTGTTAACAAATACGATTCAGGTTGTGGTTGGCCAAGCTTTGATGCGCCGATTAATGAGATGGCTGTCCTGTATTTAGATGATTTTAGTCACGGAATGAAGCGAGTAGAGATCCGCTGTGCACGATGCGATAGCCACTTAGGGCACGTTTTTCCTGATGGACCTAAAACAACCGGAGAACGTTTTTGTGTCAACTCAGTGTCGTTAATTTTCAACAAAATTGAAACTAATGAGTGA
- a CDS encoding LruC domain-containing protein, which translates to MTSTKHFSPFAVSLCLLSPVAWAAATNNTQVVNADGSVTITQTVDESSSAPHYVSPGAYGFGIYSNANQDYGWQHTIAIPDGAQVLEAKLTIYAYDVDSEAFRGENGEYDGVSVDGVQLNPGFLQGTNNTWSITEFALPIASLNDGLVNVFLDIDMNNGGWLTTLDYSLMTVTYLVTSNTPPSVPELSRSQGLSTNDDLVVSIIGPTPADPDGDSVSYNYRWFVDVGQGFFVDDEFAGKNNHTGASVSASQTNNGERWKVQVQAEDANGLISDITEIEWPEIGDSDGDGVADANDYAPNDPTIAFYARTPTSGWYTLTYEDMWPFAGDYDLNDFVSHYAYEVYTNANNQITRLDFTGQAVARGASVDNRFALSIAGIESADVSSLTRVVDGVSASVAAENGHSGELVFVVLESISALLPGDANSDFYNTEMGDDRPVVDYSVSLILKSSMPPLASHTLNPFIYRAAQRGREVHLMNYPSSDLANSNSFGQGVDVTDAQAGEFYLTAEGLPWALSIPTAWKHPYENIDSTLAYPQVVDWAESGGVSSTTWFNTRVKGKCWKCN; encoded by the coding sequence ATGACATCAACTAAGCATTTTAGCCCATTTGCCGTTTCTCTCTGTTTGCTGAGCCCAGTGGCTTGGGCGGCCGCAACGAACAACACCCAAGTCGTCAACGCTGATGGTTCTGTCACGATTACTCAAACGGTTGATGAAAGCAGTAGTGCGCCACACTATGTCTCGCCAGGTGCCTATGGTTTTGGCATCTATAGCAATGCCAATCAAGATTATGGCTGGCAGCACACAATAGCGATCCCTGATGGCGCTCAGGTTCTTGAAGCGAAATTGACCATCTATGCATACGATGTCGATTCAGAAGCCTTTCGTGGTGAAAACGGTGAATACGACGGCGTTTCTGTCGATGGTGTTCAACTGAATCCTGGATTTTTACAAGGGACCAACAATACATGGTCGATTACTGAGTTTGCTCTGCCGATAGCGTCGCTTAATGATGGTTTAGTGAATGTCTTTTTGGATATTGATATGAATAATGGCGGCTGGCTAACGACGTTAGACTACAGCTTAATGACGGTGACCTATTTGGTCACGAGCAATACACCGCCTTCTGTTCCTGAGCTAAGCCGAAGTCAAGGGCTATCGACCAATGATGACTTGGTCGTGTCGATTATTGGCCCGACTCCCGCCGATCCCGATGGTGATTCCGTCAGTTACAACTATCGTTGGTTTGTTGATGTTGGGCAGGGATTCTTTGTCGATGATGAGTTTGCGGGGAAAAATAATCATACCGGCGCAAGTGTATCAGCTTCTCAAACCAACAATGGTGAGCGCTGGAAAGTGCAAGTGCAAGCCGAAGATGCCAATGGTTTAATCAGCGATATCACCGAAATAGAATGGCCTGAAATAGGGGATTCAGATGGAGATGGTGTGGCGGATGCCAACGATTATGCACCTAACGACCCGACCATTGCCTTTTACGCACGTACCCCTACTTCCGGTTGGTATACGCTAACTTATGAAGACATGTGGCCATTTGCTGGCGATTACGATCTCAACGATTTTGTCTCACATTACGCGTACGAGGTGTACACCAACGCGAACAATCAGATTACTCGTCTAGATTTTACTGGTCAGGCGGTAGCAAGAGGGGCGTCTGTGGATAATCGTTTTGCCTTGTCGATCGCGGGCATAGAATCTGCCGATGTGAGCAGTTTGACACGTGTCGTCGATGGCGTCAGTGCCAGCGTGGCGGCTGAAAATGGACACAGTGGCGAGTTGGTCTTCGTGGTTTTAGAAAGCATCAGTGCTTTGTTACCTGGCGATGCCAACAGTGATTTTTATAACACAGAGATGGGTGATGACAGACCTGTCGTCGATTACAGTGTCTCTCTCATACTCAAGAGCTCGATGCCACCACTTGCCAGCCATACGCTGAATCCCTTTATCTACCGAGCAGCACAAAGAGGCCGGGAAGTGCACTTGATGAACTACCCAAGCAGTGATCTCGCCAATAGCAACTCGTTTGGCCAAGGGGTAGACGTCACAGACGCACAGGCAGGCGAGTTTTATTTAACGGCTGAAGGATTACCTTGGGCACTTTCGATTCCAACCGCTTGGAAACACCCTTATGAAAACATTGATAGCACCTTGGCTTATCCGCAGGTAGTGGATTGGGCTGAGTCTGGAGGTGTGAGTTCTACAACTTGGTTTAACACTCGGGTTAAAGGGAAGTGCTGGAAGTGTAATTAA
- a CDS encoding methyl-accepting chemotaxis protein: MLEKYKNQSVGFQLKLVITLCLIIAFGGTATLVYRNASDVLLENTLREHQSKVESMAATIAGQFDAYLQTAKVLESTFRNGYLAGIYVEDYQVDFNGKSLRNITQYGESLINDTKLVDSFTRDTGAVATIFAPFGDDFIRVSTSLKNPSGQRVVGTTLGYNHPAYQKLRAGQAYYAQVKLFGESYITYYSPILDAQNKVTGVSFIGLPVQKATEDLFSALNQVKWGDTGYTIVVDNEQSNLGKYLLHPTRTQHDPSIIDTADYDGNKPYVAIFENKSGLIRYRHEYQGTVGEKYLVYTEIPGWNWKLLGGTFISEVTKGSQTLLKLIIAIATAVAVATFAILTFAINRNLHPLTTLNALMARLAKGEVSIQIASTGQPSKNEITNLTNGVANMANQLNMLVGEIRQTAETVYIASHSVSEDAGNNLSQADRQQEQVEQVVTAIEEMATSAQSVAQQVESIADNVRSANEDSQSGLSLVEGVCIDVAELNDQLDRSAHAIKQVNTDSESIQTVTKMIDEIAEQTNLLALNAAIEAARAGEQGRGFAVVADEVRTLAHRTQTSVKDVVQIIEKLKASTGNAVGLMSQSQQSANQVLDKAQEAGSSLEAIASQVHAIAAQAETIAATSEQQAQVSQEIAANAHSISDLNRQSRATSAQTSESAEELQKQANSLKSQVDFFH, from the coding sequence GTGCTAGAAAAATATAAAAATCAAAGCGTCGGTTTTCAGTTAAAACTGGTGATTACGCTATGCCTTATCATCGCCTTTGGCGGAACCGCCACTCTTGTCTATCGTAATGCATCTGACGTGCTACTCGAAAACACGCTTCGGGAACACCAATCAAAAGTGGAATCAATGGCCGCAACCATTGCGGGCCAGTTTGATGCCTATTTACAAACCGCGAAGGTACTTGAATCCACTTTCCGCAACGGCTACTTGGCCGGTATTTATGTGGAAGATTACCAAGTGGATTTTAATGGCAAATCGCTGCGTAATATCACGCAATACGGTGAAAGCCTGATTAATGACACCAAACTTGTCGACAGTTTCACGCGAGATACTGGCGCAGTAGCGACTATTTTTGCTCCGTTTGGCGATGATTTTATTCGCGTTTCAACCTCGCTAAAAAATCCTTCAGGACAACGAGTTGTTGGTACCACTTTAGGCTACAACCACCCAGCCTATCAGAAGCTCCGCGCGGGACAGGCCTATTACGCGCAAGTGAAGTTGTTTGGTGAAAGCTACATTACCTATTACTCGCCCATTCTTGACGCACAGAACAAAGTCACTGGTGTTTCTTTCATTGGCTTACCCGTGCAAAAAGCAACAGAAGATCTCTTTAGTGCGTTGAATCAGGTGAAATGGGGTGACACAGGTTACACCATCGTCGTTGATAACGAGCAAAGCAACCTTGGTAAGTACTTGCTGCATCCAACCCGAACCCAACATGACCCTTCTATTATCGATACCGCAGATTACGACGGCAACAAACCCTATGTCGCGATTTTTGAAAACAAAAGCGGTTTGATTCGCTACCGCCATGAATATCAAGGTACTGTTGGGGAGAAATACCTCGTCTATACTGAAATTCCTGGCTGGAACTGGAAGCTTCTTGGCGGCACCTTCATTTCAGAAGTGACGAAAGGAAGTCAAACGCTGCTTAAATTGATTATCGCCATTGCCACAGCCGTAGCCGTTGCTACATTTGCGATCTTGACGTTTGCCATCAATCGCAATCTTCACCCTTTGACGACCTTAAATGCTCTGATGGCAAGGCTTGCTAAAGGTGAAGTGAGCATTCAAATTGCGAGCACGGGTCAGCCTTCAAAAAATGAGATCACCAACCTAACCAACGGCGTTGCCAACATGGCAAATCAGCTCAACATGCTGGTAGGCGAAATTCGTCAAACGGCTGAAACCGTGTATATCGCGTCACACAGTGTTTCTGAAGATGCGGGCAATAACCTATCTCAGGCAGATCGCCAACAGGAACAGGTGGAGCAAGTGGTGACGGCCATTGAAGAGATGGCCACCTCCGCTCAGTCGGTCGCTCAACAAGTGGAGAGCATTGCGGATAACGTTCGCAGTGCGAATGAGGATAGTCAATCTGGATTGAGCCTAGTAGAAGGTGTCTGCATTGATGTAGCAGAACTGAATGATCAACTTGATCGCTCTGCCCATGCCATCAAACAAGTCAACACCGACAGCGAAAGCATTCAAACCGTGACGAAAATGATCGATGAAATTGCGGAGCAAACCAATTTACTGGCACTGAATGCCGCCATCGAAGCTGCGCGAGCCGGCGAACAAGGCCGTGGCTTTGCTGTGGTTGCTGATGAAGTAAGAACGCTTGCTCACCGTACCCAAACTTCAGTCAAGGATGTGGTTCAGATTATCGAGAAACTTAAAGCATCCACGGGTAATGCGGTGGGGCTGATGAGCCAAAGCCAGCAAAGTGCTAATCAAGTGCTTGATAAGGCACAAGAAGCAGGTAGCTCCCTAGAAGCCATTGCGAGCCAAGTTCACGCCATCGCGGCGCAAGCGGAAACCATTGCCGCCACCTCAGAGCAACAAGCTCAAGTGTCGCAAGAAATCGCGGCCAATGCGCACTCGATCAGCGATCTTAACCGACAGAGCCGAGCCACTAGCGCGCAAACGTCTGAAAGTGCTGAAGAGCTGCAAAAACAGGCGAATTCACTTAAATCGCAAGTCGACTTTTTCCATTAA
- a CDS encoding YeaC family protein yields the protein MNTEQLLSAMTPEVYQRLTYAVETGRWPEGTPLSQTQRDSCMQAVMLYQSKHNIDAEHMSVAAGGEICFKSKAELKKQFQSGQEDIVRVNPNRD from the coding sequence ATGAACACAGAGCAGCTACTCAGCGCAATGACACCAGAAGTTTACCAACGTCTGACGTATGCAGTAGAAACAGGACGTTGGCCAGAGGGTACACCACTTTCACAAACGCAGCGAGATTCCTGTATGCAAGCTGTGATGTTGTATCAATCTAAGCACAATATTGATGCTGAGCATATGTCAGTGGCAGCGGGTGGCGAAATCTGTTTTAAGTCGAAAGCGGAGCTGAAAAAACAGTTTCAATCGGGTCAGGAAGATATTGTCCGCGTTAATCCAAATCGAGATTAG
- a CDS encoding DUF2989 domain-containing protein: MSNKIWLLALSIPLLLSGCLEGNKTTEELCQSQPGLRCEKLNMDDGQCRVARTDLIWHRFEVLKSPSDNNKIKEYKLTAEYRKCLELASQITPIDQTALKQKRFNALVHSISELERIVQELSSSSEPESLYFLWSQTGNTNARRQFLQMEGTPALETAEMQYALATFYTTRDQTKTIQLLNHSLELTKDGKVNTEALKSLASTHQGLRQMKQAYVWAMVAKEFDVPLATEREMQLMFGFSAQEYKQLDALAEQVASALEKGQYRSMMIPSDL; the protein is encoded by the coding sequence ATGAGTAATAAAATTTGGCTACTCGCCCTTAGCATACCGCTGCTACTCAGTGGCTGCTTAGAAGGCAACAAAACCACGGAAGAACTGTGTCAATCTCAACCAGGACTACGCTGTGAAAAACTGAATATGGATGACGGGCAGTGCCGTGTTGCACGTACCGACCTTATTTGGCACCGCTTTGAGGTACTGAAAAGCCCATCCGACAACAACAAGATTAAGGAATACAAGCTAACCGCAGAGTATCGCAAGTGCCTGGAGTTGGCTTCGCAAATTACACCCATCGATCAAACTGCGTTAAAACAAAAACGTTTTAACGCGCTGGTGCATAGTATTTCTGAACTTGAACGTATAGTGCAAGAACTTAGCTCTTCAAGTGAACCTGAAAGCCTCTATTTCCTTTGGAGCCAGACAGGCAATACCAATGCACGTCGTCAGTTTTTACAGATGGAAGGCACACCCGCGCTAGAAACCGCTGAAATGCAATACGCCTTGGCAACGTTTTATACTACACGTGATCAAACGAAAACCATCCAACTGCTTAATCATTCTCTCGAGTTGACCAAAGACGGCAAAGTGAATACCGAAGCGTTAAAGTCATTGGCAAGTACCCATCAAGGGTTACGTCAAATGAAGCAAGCTTACGTTTGGGCAATGGTAGCAAAAGAGTTTGATGTGCCCTTAGCCACAGAACGAGAAATGCAACTGATGTTTGGCTTTAGTGCACAGGAGTACAAACAGCTGGATGCTTTAGCTGAGCAAGTGGCATCTGCGCTCGAAAAAGGGCAATACCGCTCTATGATGATCCCGAGTGACTTGTAG
- the gap gene encoding type I glyceraldehyde-3-phosphate dehydrogenase, giving the protein MTIKVGINGFGRIGRFVFRAAQERADIEVVGINDLIDVDYMAYMLKYDSTHGRFNGTVEVEGGNLIVNGKTVRVTAERNPEDLKWDAIGVDVVAEATGLFLDDATARKHITAGAKKVVLTGPSKDATPMFVMGVNHTSYAGQDIVSNASCTTNCLAPIAKVLNDKFGIESGLMTTVHATTATQKTVDGPSAKDWRGGRGASQNIIPSSTGAAKAVGVVLPELNGKLTGMAFRVPTANVSVVDLTVNLKNGASYEAICAAMKEASEGELKGVLGYTEDAVVSQDFIGEVQTSVFDAKAGIALTDNFVKVVSWYDNEIGYSNKVLDLIAHISK; this is encoded by the coding sequence ATGACTATCAAAGTAGGTATTAACGGTTTTGGCCGTATCGGTCGTTTCGTTTTCCGTGCAGCGCAAGAGCGTGCTGACATCGAAGTTGTAGGTATCAACGACCTTATCGACGTAGATTACATGGCTTACATGTTGAAATACGACTCAACTCACGGCCGTTTCAACGGTACTGTTGAAGTTGAAGGCGGTAACCTAATCGTTAACGGTAAAACTGTACGTGTAACTGCTGAGCGTAACCCAGAAGATCTAAAATGGGATGCAATCGGTGTTGACGTAGTAGCTGAAGCAACTGGTCTATTCCTAGACGACGCAACAGCTCGTAAACACATCACAGCTGGTGCTAAGAAAGTTGTTCTAACTGGTCCTTCTAAAGATGCGACTCCAATGTTCGTAATGGGTGTTAACCACACTTCTTACGCTGGTCAAGACATCGTTTCTAACGCTTCTTGTACTACTAACTGTCTAGCTCCTATCGCTAAAGTTCTTAACGACAAGTTCGGTATCGAATCTGGTCTTATGACTACAGTTCACGCTACTACAGCAACTCAAAAAACTGTAGACGGTCCTTCTGCTAAAGACTGGCGCGGTGGTCGTGGTGCTTCTCAGAACATCATCCCATCTTCAACTGGTGCAGCTAAAGCAGTAGGCGTTGTTCTTCCAGAACTAAACGGCAAACTAACTGGTATGGCTTTCCGCGTACCAACTGCTAACGTTTCTGTAGTTGACCTAACTGTTAACCTTAAGAACGGCGCATCTTACGAAGCTATCTGTGCAGCAATGAAAGAAGCTTCTGAAGGCGAACTAAAAGGCGTTCTAGGTTACACTGAAGATGCAGTAGTTTCTCAAGACTTCATCGGTGAAGTTCAAACTTCTGTATTCGATGCTAAAGCTGGTATCGCTCTAACTGATAACTTCGTTAAAGTTGTATCTTGGTACGACAACGAAATCGGTTACTCAAACAAAGTTCTAGACCTAATTGCTCACATCTCTAAGTAA
- a CDS encoding D-hexose-6-phosphate mutarotase — protein MDLNSLPALTVLSDCVTIVEKDNVKIVRVIHEKATAGISLFGGHVVSYQPAGQADIIWMSDKAVFDGKTALRGGIPVCWPWFGRIAAPAHGFARTSEWELVEHRENNNGVIVELALFPTEELHNLWPHMFDVRLVVEIGDELKVSLNILNIDDEAFTFSSALHTYLNVGDIEQTQTMGMGSEYIDSLKAGELCHGGEVLQLTDTIDRVYTQPEKEIVVKDPVIERTLCIENQGHNSAVLWNPWAQGAAGMADMSDDGYKTMLCVESTLHADSIIQGKTLNPGESHQLTTVLSAR, from the coding sequence ATGGATCTTAATTCACTTCCGGCGCTGACTGTCCTGTCTGATTGCGTCACCATTGTTGAAAAAGACAATGTCAAAATTGTTCGTGTGATTCACGAGAAAGCAACCGCAGGTATCTCTTTGTTTGGCGGCCATGTCGTCTCCTACCAGCCAGCGGGTCAAGCTGACATCATTTGGATGAGTGACAAGGCTGTATTTGATGGTAAAACTGCGCTGCGTGGCGGTATTCCGGTGTGTTGGCCTTGGTTTGGCCGCATTGCCGCACCTGCACACGGCTTTGCTCGCACTTCAGAATGGGAACTAGTTGAACACCGCGAAAACAACAACGGTGTGATCGTTGAACTCGCCTTATTCCCGACAGAAGAGTTGCACAATCTCTGGCCTCATATGTTTGATGTCCGCCTAGTCGTCGAGATCGGTGACGAACTGAAAGTGTCACTCAACATTCTTAATATTGATGATGAGGCATTCACTTTCTCGAGTGCGCTGCATACCTATTTGAACGTCGGTGATATTGAGCAGACTCAAACTATGGGCATGGGCTCTGAGTACATTGACAGTTTGAAAGCGGGCGAACTATGCCATGGTGGTGAAGTTTTACAATTGACCGACACGATCGATCGCGTCTACACGCAACCTGAGAAAGAGATTGTGGTTAAAGACCCAGTCATTGAACGTACTCTGTGCATTGAAAACCAAGGTCACAACAGCGCCGTGCTTTGGAACCCTTGGGCTCAAGGTGCCGCTGGCATGGCGGACATGAGCGATGACGGTTACAAAACCATGCTGTGTGTAGAATCCACTCTGCATGCAGACAGTATTATTCAGGGCAAAACGCTCAACCCAGGCGAAAGTCACCAGTTAACTACTGTGCTTTCTGCACGTTAA